Part of the Pseudoxanthomonas sp. Root65 genome is shown below.
ACAGGCCGTGACACGACGCGTGCGCGCTTCATGCAGTGGGCCGGAGGTGGATCATCGCCGGAGTGTAGGGAAGGCGGTGGAACGATGCCATGTCATGCAGGCAAGGCGGTGATGCATCGAAGCGCAGCGTCCTTGTCCCTCTCCCCGCTTCGCAGGGAGAAGGAACATCGCCGCGCGCAGGAGGAAATGCCGTGCTACGGCACCACGCGATCGATCGTCAGCGTGTAGGTGTTGCCGGCCTTGACGTCGGCGGTGACGGCGGCGGCTTCCAGGTCGCCGGTCTGCGCGGCGGGGCCGTTGCCCTTGGCGATGCGGGCGACCAGTTGCACCTGCGGAAGCTGCGACAGCTTCATCGTAGGCATCGGACTGTCGCCGTCGCCTAGGGGCACGGTCACGGGGAACGCGGACACCGGCAGGCGCTTGGCGGCGACCGGCATCGGCGGGCCACCGATCTGGCGGGCGAACACGAACAGCGTGTCGCCCGGCGCGAGCTTGTCCTTCAATGCCGGTGCCAGGTCCACGGTGACCGTGAGCAGTGCGGGCGCGGTGTCGGCCGAGGCGGCCGATGCGGTGTCCGCGAGCGGCGGCAGGCCGGCGTCGGCGCGGGCTTCGTTGATCTGCGTGCGCAGGGTGGCGGCGGTGTTGGGATCGACCTTGGCCAGCAGCGGTTCCCAGGTCTTCGCCGCTTCGGCGTGCTTGCCTTCCTGCCGCTGTGCGAGGCCGACGAACCACAGCGCGCGCTGGTGGTCGGGATTGATCGCCACGGCCTTGTCCAGCAATGCGATGGCCTGCGTGTCGAGCTTGCGCTCGGGGTTGTTGAACAGGCGTGCCTGCGCGGCTTCGACCAGCAGGTCGGCATCGGTGGGCAGCAGCTGTACGGCGCGCTCGAAGGCCTTCTGCGCGTCGCCGAAGCGTTGCAGGGCGGCGTAGGACTTGCCCAGCAGGCGCCAGCCCTCGGGCTCGTTAGGCTGCTTCGCCAGTTCGGCTTCGAGTTGCGCGACGGCGTCGTCCAGCGTGGCCGGCATGGCGGCCGCGGCCTGCGGTTCCAGCGCGGCGGGCGTGCCGACCACGCGGTACAGCGCGAACGTGGCGATGCCCAGCGTCGCCACGCCGGCCAGTACCAGCCCGCGTGCATCGCGCCACAACGGCCACAGCACCGCCAGCAGCACGGCCAGCGACAGCACGATGGCGAGGATCACGAAGACGGTCATCACCACTCCTGCTCGGTGTCGTCGGTGGCGGGCGCCGGTTGCTTCGCGCGCTTGGCCACGATGCGGCCGACCCACACGCCACCGGCCAGCAGCAGCAACAGCGGACCGAACCACAGGATGTAGGTCGCGGGTGCGACGTCGGGCTTGTACAGCACGAACTCGCCGTAGCGCTCGACCAGGAACTGCTTCACCTGGGCGTCGTCCTTGCCCTGGCGCATCAGGTCCAGCACTTCGCGACGCAGGTCGTGCGCGATCTGCGCGTTGGAGTCGGCCAGCGACTGGTTCTGGCACATCACGCAGCGCAGTTCGGCGGTGAGCCGGTGGAAGCGCGCTTCCTCGGTCGCGTCGGTGAACTGCAGCGGGGTGGGGTCGCTGGCCTGCGCGAAGGCGGCGAAACTGCAAGCGGCCAGGCACAGCGCGAGCACCCACCGTAGAGCCGAGCCTGCTCGGCTGCGCGAGGTCGGAACGGAGAGCGGCCGAGCAGGCTCGGCTCTACGCTCGGAGGTGACAGACATCCTGCTCATCGGCCGGCTTCGATCTTTTCCAGCGCCGGTATCAGCTGGTGGTCGATGATGGCCTGGTCGATGGCGCCGACATGCTTCCAGCGGACGATGCCGTTGCCGTCGACGAGGAAGGTTTCCGGCGCGCCGTAGATGCCCCAGTCGATGGCCGCGCGGCCTTCGAGGTCGGCGATGACCATCATGTAGGGATTGCCGAACTGCTCCAGCCAGCGCAGCGCGTCCTCGCGTTCGTCCTTGAGGTTGTAGCCGATGAAGCGCACGCGCTTGGTCAGCGCGAACTGGGTCAGTACGGGATGCTCGACGCGACACTCCGGGCACCAGCTGCCCCACACGTTCATCACGTAAGGCTGGCCGGCGAGGTCGGCGTTGGTGACGCGCCTGGCCGGGTCGTGCAGCAGCGGCAGGTCGAACGCGGGTGCCGGCTTGCCGATCAGCGGCGAGGGCAATGCATCACGGCCGGCGCGGTCGGACTGGGACACGCCGTAGTACAGCAGACCCATCAGGCCGACGAAGAACAGGCCGATGATGACCAGCGCGAAGGTCAGCGCACCGCGCGAGCGCTGCGGCGAGGGCGGGAGTTCGGATGCGTTGTTCATGCGGGACGCGCCTCGGCGTTCTTGTGGTTCCGGAACCGGCGGTCGGCGGCGGTGACGAAGCCGCCCAGCGCCATCAGCGCGGCGCCGAGCCAGATCCAGCGGACGAAGGGTTTGATGTGCACGCGCAATGCCCAGGCGTCGTTGCCCAGCGGTTCGCCGATGGCGACGTAGACGTCGCCCAGCACGCCGGGCTTGATGCCGGCTTCGGTCATCACCTGGCCGCCGCTGGCGTAGGCGCGCTTTTCCGGATGCAGCAGCACCACGGGCTTGCCGTCGCGCAGCACCTGCACGTGGCCGCGGTCGGACAGATAGTTGGGCCCCTGGGTTTCATCGACGCCCTGGAAGTGGAAGCCCCAGCGCCCGACCTCGACCGTCTGGCCCGGCTTGACCGCCAGTTCGCGCTGCACGTTCAACCCTTCCACCAGCAGCGCGCCGACCAGGAACACGGCGACACCGGTATGCGCCAGCGTCATGCCGAGCATCTCGGGCGTGAAGCGGCCGTTGGCGCGCAGGCGTTGCCAGACGAAGCGCAGCGTGCCCAGCCCGACCCAGGCCGCGCCGAGGATGCCGGCGGCGACCTTCAGCTTGCCCTGCGGCGCCATGAAGTACGCGATGGCGGCCAGTATGAGCGCCAGCCCGGCCCACGGCAGCAGCATGGCGAACGGCTTGGCCAGGTTGTCGCGCTGCCATTTGGTGATCGGCCCGAACGGGACCAGCGCCACGAGCGGCGCCATCAGCACGATGAACAGCAGGCTGAAGTACGGCGGACCGACCGAGATCTTGCCGAGGTTCAGCGCATCGGCGATCAGCGGATACAGCGTGCCCAGCAGCACCATGGCGCAGGCGGCGGTCAGCAGCAGGTTGTTGGCCAGCAGCAGGGTCTCGCGCGAACTGGCGGCGAAGTACGATTTTTCCGATTCGCCGTCGGCCAGCTGCGGCGCGCGCAACGCGTACAGCAGCAGCGAGCTGCCGATCACGATGCCGAGGAAGATCAGGATGAACACGCCGCGGGTGGGATCGGCGGCGAACGCGTGCACGCTGGTGATCACGCCGGAGCGCACCAGGAACGTACCCAGCAGCGACAGCGAGAACGCGGCGATGGCCAACAGCAGGGTCCAGCCGCGGAACGCGCCGCGCTTCTCGGTGACCGCCTGCGAATGGATCAGCGCCGCGCCGACCAGCCACGGCATGAAACTGGCGTTCTCGACCGGATCCCAGAACCACCAGCCGCCCCAGCCCAGTTCGTAGTACGCCCACCAGCTGCCCAGTGCGATGCCCAGCGTCAGGAAGCCCCAGGCGATGTTGGTCCACGGCCGCGTCCAGCGCAGCCAGCGCGCATCCACGTGGCCGTCGAGCAGCGCGGCGATGGCGAACGCGAACGGCACCACGAAACCCACGTAGCCCACGTACAGCAGCGGCGGATGGATGATCATCCCCGGGTCCTGCAGCAGCGGGTTGAGGTCGCGCCCTTCGCCGGGCGAGGGCAGCAGCCGCACGAACGGATTGGAGGTGAAGATCAGGAAGGCGAGGAAACCGATCGCCACCACGCCCATCACGCCCAGCACGCGCGCCATCACCACGTCCGGCAGGCGGCGCGAGAACAGCGCCACCGCACCGGTCCACAGCGCCAGCACCAGCGCCCACAGCAGCAGCGAACCTTCGTGCGAGCCCCACACCGCGGTGTAGCGGTAGACCATCGGCAGCAGCGAGTTGGAGTTGTCGGCCACGTACTTGACCGAGAAGTCCTGCGTCACGAACGCCACGGTCAGCGCGATGAAGGCCAGCATCACCAGCCACAGCTGCGCGTAGGCGGCCGGGCGCGCGACCGCCATCCACGCGGCCTTGTTGCGTTGCGCGCCGGCCAGCGGCAGCACCGACTGCAGGATGGCCACCAGCAGCGCCAGGATCAGCGCGATTTGTCCGAGTTCAGGAAGCATGCGTATTCCATCCCCTCTCCCTGCATAGCGGGGAGAGGGTGCCGAAGGCGGGTGAGGGGCGAGCGGAGTCGCTGACGTTCAAACGAGGGTAGTGCGTCCGCGGGCGCTGGTCGGGATTCGTGCGCATGCGCTGGGAAGCGAAAGCGCCCCTCATCCGGCCTCCGGCCACCTTCTCCCCGCAGGCGGGGAGAAGGGAAAACCCCGAGCGTGACTGGCTCAATTCGCCGACCCCGCGGGTGTCGCGGGCACGTCGTGCTTCTGGTGCGCCTTGCCCATCTTGTCGGCGACTTCCTTCGGCATGTAAGCCTCGTCGTGCTTGGCCAGCACGTCTTCGGCGACGAACACGCCGTCCTGCATGGTGCCGGTGGCGACCACGGCCTGGCCCTCGCGGAACAGGTCCGGCAGGATCTTGCCGTAGCGCACGGTCAGCTGCGCATCGCCGTCGGTGACGCGGAAGTGCGAGGTCAGCGAGCCGGCCTCGCGGGCGAACGAACCCTTCTCCACCATGCCGCCGAGCCGGAAGCGTGCCTGCTTGGCGTCGCCGCGCAGGACTTCGGCGGGGGTGTAGAGGTAGGCCACGTTGCGTTCCAGCGCCATCGCGATGAGCGTGGTGGCGATGCCGGCCACCACGACGGCGAGCAGCACGAACAGCAGGCGACGGCGGCGTACGGGGTTCATCGGTCAGCGTTCCAGATCGGCGGGGGCGGCGTGGCGGCGGGCGTCGCGCGCCACGCGCAGGCGGGCGGCGCGCAGTTCGCGGCGCACCTGCAGGCGCGGTGCCAGGAAGTCCCAGCCCAGCACCACGGCGAACACGGCATAGGCGCCGATGACGTATTCCAGATAGGTCATGGCGCGGTCTCCCGGGTGGCGGCGAGTTTGGCCACCCAGTCCTTGCCGGCTTCGCGGCGCAGGTTGTCGGCGCGGGCGCGCGCCAGCAGCGAGCCGAGGAACCAGAACTTGGTGGCGATGACCATCAGCACCAGCGGCAGCAGCATGCTGTCGTCCATGCTGGATTCACCGAACACGCGGATGGTCTGGCCCTGGTGCAGCGAGTTCCACCACACCACCGAGTAGCGGATCACCGGCAGCAGCGCCACGCCGACGATGGCCAGCAGGCCGGCCGCGCGCGCGGCGCTGCGGCGGTCGTCGATGGCGCCGTACAGGCCCATCACGCCCAGGTAGAGGAACAGCAGGATCAGTTCGGTGGTCAGGCGCGGGTCCCAGTCCCACCAAGTGCCCCACATCGGCTTGCCCCAGATGCTGCCGGTGGCCAGGGTGATGACGGTGAACGCGGCGCCGGTGGGCGCGCAGGCCATCGCCAGGATCTCGCACAGCTTGATGCGCCAGATCAGTGCGATGGCGGCGTAGAACGCCATCAGGCCGAACACGAACATGCTCATCCACGCGCTGGGCACGTGGATATAGAGGATGCGGAAGCTGTCGCCCTGCTGGTAGTCGGCCGGCACCACGAACAGCGCCTGCCACAGGCCGACGCCGAGCAGCACGAGGGCGGCCAGGTAGCACCACGGCGTCCAGCGCGCCGCGAAGCGGTCGAAGTAGGGCGGTGAACCGAGTTGGTGGAACCAGCGGACGAGGGGATTCATGCGGCGGCGGTCTTCAGGTCAGGGCGATGCGGATCGCCGCGGCGGCCGCCAGCGGCGCCAGCAGCAGCGAGAGCAGCAGGCCGGCGCCCAGCCAGAGGAGGGCGCCGGAGGCATCCAGCCCTTGTGCGCTGGCGGCGACGGCACCGGCGCCGAACACCAGCACGGGCACGTACAGCGGCAGCGCCAGCAGGGCCACAAGGATACCAGAGCGCCTCATGCCCACCGTCAGCGCGGCGACCACCGCGCCCAGCAGGCTCAGCAGCGGCGTGCCCAGTGCGAGCGTGGCCAGCAGCATCGGCAGTTCGCTGCGCGGCAGGTGCAGCATCTCGCCGAGCAGTGGCGCCGCGATCACCAGCGGCAGCGCGGTGGTCGCCCAGTGGGTCAGCACCCGCACCAGCACCAGCCATGCCAGCGGCACCGGCGCCAGGATCCACTGTTCCAGCGAGCCGTCTTCGGCATCGCCACGGAACAGCGTGTCCAGCGACAGCAGGCCGGCCAGCAGCACGGCCACCCACAGCACCGCTGGCGCGACCTTCGACAGCGCTTGCGGCGACGTGCCCAGACCGAGCGCGAACAGCACCACCACCAGCAGCGCGAACAGCGCCGGCTGCAGCGCGTCGCCGCGACGGCGCCAGAGTAGCTGCACGTCGCGGGTGATCAGCGCGCGGGCGGTCTGGAGGAGGGAGGGTGCGGTGGTCATGCGTGGGGGGCCATGGAGCAGCCCCTTCCCCCGCGCGAGGGGGAAGGTTGGGATGGGGGCGGAGCGGAGTCGTTTGCAGTGATGGCTGCAAGGGAATTCCACAGGCGACGTCCCTGCATACGCGAGACTCGATGCAGCGCCGTACCGGCGAATCCATGAGCGCCGGTTTGCCCCCACCCCAGCCCTCCCCCGTGAACGGGGGCGGGTGCGGTGTGCGGCGAATCCGGGAACACAGGCGCCGCCTTCATGCCGCGTCTCCCCGTTCCAGCACCAGCATCCGCGTCTGTACCGGCGGCGCGGCGTAGGCGCCGTGGGTGGTCACCAGGGCGGCGCCGCCATCGCGCAGGTGCGCGGAGATCATGCGGTTCACCAGGTTGATGCCGTCCAGGTCGAGGTTGGCGTAGGGCTCGTCGAGCAGCCACAGCGGCGAGGGCGACAGCCACAGGCGGGCCAGCGACAGGCGCTTCTTCTGGCCGGCGGAGAGCTGGCGGGCCAGGGCGTCCTCGTAACCGGCCAGGCCCACCATCGCCAGCGCATTGCCGGGCATCTGGCGCGCGCGGCGACCGTGCAGGCCGCAGAGGAAGTTGAGGTTTTCCAGCGTGTTGAGGTCGGCCTTCAGCGCGGGCAAGTGGCCGAGGTAGGCCATCGCATGCGCCCGGCGCGACGGGCCGGCGGGTTGTCCGTCGATGTCGATCTGGCCGGCATCGGCACGCAGCAGGCCGGCCAGCACCCGCAGCAGGGTGGTCTTGCCGACCCCGTTGCCGCCCTGCACCAACAGTGCCTCGCCCGCGTCCACGTGGAAATCCAGCGGCCCGAACACCGGCTCGTCATTGCGCGAGAACGCCAGGGCGCGGGCAGCCAGCAACGGCGGGTGGCGGGGAGCGGCATCGGTCATCGGATCGGGCGTTCCCGGGCGGGAGGCGGGGGTGTCCTGGAGGCTCAGCCGCCCATTCTAAACGGACGCGCCGGTCCGGCCGCCTGCGACAGACGGTCGCGGTGTCAGCCCACCCAGTCGGTGTACGGATCGCCATCGGCCTGCGGTGGGCGCGGCCACATCATCCGCAGCCGCACCGGCGCGTCGGCGTGCCAGAACAGGGTGCCGCCCTGGCCGAACTCGCGCGCCAGGGCGTCGGCCTGTTCCCGCGTGGCGTCCAGCACCAGGCAGCCGTGTTCGACCATGCCGCCCTGGTTGTTGCAGCCGAGCGCGGGGTGGAAGGCCAGGCCCAGCGTGTGCAGACGGGCATGCAGGCGCTCCTGCGCCGCGTCGTTGACGTGCCGTGGGGCATCGCCGGGCGGGGGATTCCACGCGGTGATGAACAGATAGCGGGAGGCCATGACCTGCCGCTCGACGTCCGGGGCGGTCATGCCGGTACGGAACAGCCATTCCTGCCGGCCGACGGTGACGAAGTAGTGCGCGGCGGCCCAAGCGGTTGCCAGCCGCGCGCGTTCCGCCTCGGGAACCTCTCCGAGGCCGGTGCCGTCGGCGGGAGCGCGGTGGTCGGCCATGGCCGCATCATCGCGCGTAACGCCCGGCGCGTACACTCTGCGCTCCCCACGACGAGTCCCCGAACCAGGATGTCCCAGCCGCAGACCAAGCTGCCCAAGGTGGGCACCACCATCTTCACCGTGATGTCGCAGCTCGCCGCCGAGCACGGCGCGGTCAACCTGGGACAGGGTTTCCCGGACTTCGCCGTGCCGCAGCGGCTGGTGGACGAACTGGACCGCGCGATGCGCGACGGCCACAACCAGTACGCGCCGATGACCGGCGTGGCCCCGCTGCGCCAAGCCATCGCCGAGAAGGTGTTGCGCTGCTATGGGCGCGAGGTGAACCCGGACACCGAGATCACCGTCACCAGCGGCGCCACCGAGGCGCTGTTCAATGCGATCCACGCGGTGGTGCGGTCGGGCGAAGAGGTCATCGTGCTGGACCCGGCCTACGACAGCTACGAGCCGGCGATCGACCTGGCCGGCGCGCGCGCCGTGCACGTGCCGCTGGACCCGCAGACCTTCGCCGTGGACTGGGATCGCGTGCGCGCGGCCGTCACGCCTAAGACCCGGCTCCTGATCATCAACAGCCCGCACAATCCGTCCGGCGCGATGTTCGACGAAGCCGACATCCGCGCGCTGTCGGCGTTGCTGGAAGGCACCGGCATCTACCTGATCTCGGACGAGGTGTACGAGCACATCGTGTTCGATGGCCGTCGCCACGAGTCGATCCTGCGCTATCCGGAACTGGCGGCACGTGCGTTCGTCGTGTCCAGCTTCGGCAAGACCTACCACTGCACCGGCTGGAAGATCGGCTACGCCATCGCACCGCCGGCGCTGAGTGCCGAGTTCCGCAAGGTGCACCAGTACAACGTGTTCTGCACCTTCGCGCCGGCGCAGCACGCCTTCGCCGCGATGATCCGCGACGAGCCCGAGCACTACGAGCAGTTGGGCGCGTTCTATCAGGACAAGCGCGACCGCTTCCGCGAGCAGTTGCTGGGTACCAAGTTCAAGCCGCTGCCGGTGCCGGGCGGCTACTTCCAGCTGGTCGATTATTCGGCGGTCAGCGACCTGTCGGATGCGGAATTCGTGAAGTGGCTGACCATCGAGCACGGTGTCACCGCGATCCCGCTGTCGCCGTTCTACGAAACGCCGCCGGCCGGCCAGCGGTTGGCGCGTCTGTGCTTCGCCAAGAACGAAGCGACGCTGGATGCGGCGATCGCGCGGTTGAAAGCGCTGTAATGATTCGTCATTCCGGCGAACGCCGGAATCCATCTGGCTTTTGCTCCAGGTTCCGAGAAACGGCAAAGCCAATGGATCCCAGCGTTCGCTGGGATGACGTGGGAACCATTGCGATCGTCGTCATTCCGATGGCGATCTGGAGACAGAACCCATGCAAGACCTCCGCATTTCCCTCGTGCAAGGCGAAACACGCTGGCACGACCCGGCAGGCAACCGCGACTATTACGGTGGCTTGATCGCGCCGCTGGCGGGGCAGACCGATCTGGTGATCCTGCCGGAGACGTTCACCAGTGGTTTCAGCAACGACGCCATCGACCAGGCCGAGGGCATGGACGGACCCACGATCACCTGGATCCGAGAACAGGCGGCGACGCTCGATGCCGCGGTGACGGGCAGCGTGCAGTTGCGGACCGAGGCTGGCGTGTTCAACCGTTTGTTGTTCGCCACGCCCGACGGCGGCCTGCAGCACTACGACAAGCGTCATCTGTTCCGCTACGCGAACGAGCACAAGCGCTACGCGGCCGGGCGCGACCGGCTGACGGTGGAGTGGAAAGGCTGGCGGATCAATCCGCTGGTCTGCTACGACCTGCGCTTCCCCGTGTTCGCACGCAACCGCCATGACGTCGAACGTCCGGGGCAGCTGGATTTCGATCTGCAACTGTTCGTGGCCAACTGGCCGGCGGCGCGCGCGTATCCGTGGAAGACGCTGCTGCGGGCGCGGGCGATCGAAAACCTGTGCTACGTGGCAGCGGTGAATCGTGCGGGGACGGATGGCAACGGTCTCGAGTACGCGGGCGACAGTGCGGTCATCGACATGCTGGGGCAGCCGGTGGTGGAGTTGCCGGCAGGCGAGGGTGTGGTGACGACGACGATCTCGGCGCAGGCGCTGGCGGCGCATCGGGAGCGGTTCCCGGCGATGCTGGATGCGGATCGGTTCGAGTTGCGCTGAGTATTTGAGCCCCTTTTCCTGCGGGAGGCGTGGGTGAGTCGTCCGCTTCATGCCCCTCTCCCTGCGGCGACCGAAGGAAGTCCCCGTGGGAGAGAGGGGTTGGGGTGAGGGCCAACGAAGTCAGCGCGTTCAGGCTTCCCGTGTTGCGACCACATCCACGATGGCTTTTGGTTTTGATGGCCTTGCGGCAGGGGTTTTCTTCTCGGGCACATGGCGCCGCTCGCCGCGGGGGCAGACGCTCAAAGCCCCTCTCCCTGCGGGAGAGGGGTTGGGGTGAGGGCTAACGAAGTTAGCGCGCTCAGGCTTCCGTGCTGCGACCACATCCACGATGGCTTTTGGTTTTGATGGCCTTGCAGCAGGGGTTCTCTTCTCGGACACATGGCGCCGCTCGCCGCGGGGGCATTCCTTTCTTTGCTTGTGCAAAGAAAGGAATCAAAGAAACACGCCCCAGGCGGCACGCCCTGCGCGCTGCGCGCTCCGGGTCCGCGAGCGGGCCGGGAATTTTCGTAAGGCACATCCGTGTGCCATACGAAAACGCCGTCATCCATGACGGCGCCCTTCGGGTTTTACCCGACCCACTCGCCGTGCCTCATGGGGGCCCCGAAAAGCAGGAGCGACGGCACAGCAGGTCGTGTGCGCGGATGCGTCGGCTTTGGCTCTCGGGCCCCCTGAGGTCCCGCCGTGACAGCGCACCCGCTGCGCAGCAGCGGGCGGACCGCCGGGGTGTGCTTTCTTTGCCTACTTTCTTTGCACAAGCAAAGAAAGGAATGCCCCCGCGGCGAGCGGCGCCATGTGTCGGCGACAGAATGCCTCGCCCGCAAGGCCATCAAAGGCAAAAGCCCACGGCGGATGTGGCAACCGCCAGAGCGGGCAGAACACATGGGCTCCGTCGGCCCTCACCCCAACCCCTCTCCCGCAGGGAGAGGGGCTCAACGGAGTCGTCTGCGTTCTGAGCAGAGGGCCATCGCGGATACGGTGGCCGCACAGTAAGCCTGAGGTAAGGGCTTCGTTGGCCCTCACCCCAACCCCTCTCTCCCACGGGGACTTCCTTCGGTCGCCGCAGGGAGAGGGGCTCAACGGCGTCAGCCTGCCTTCTGCGGCAGGATCTGGCACACCGCTTGGCACATCACCAGCACGCGGCCTGCGTCGTCACGCACCTCGCCGGCGAGGAACAGCTGCGTGCGCGTGCGCTCCACCAACCGTGCGTGGCACACGATGTGCGGCATCTCCTGCGTCACCGGGCGCAGGTATTGCGTATTGAGCGACGTCGTCACGCTGGGGGGCGCGATCAGGTACGAGAAAGGGCCCAGCGTATTGTCCAGTGCCGCCACGATGAAACCGCCCTGCATGTGCCCGATCGGGTTCTGGTAGCGCGGCAGCACCGGGAAGCGCATCGCCAGCGACTGGCCTTCCACGTAGTCGACCGGTTCGCCCTGCATGTCGAGCAGGCAGGGCGGCGGGATCTGCAGCGGGGCGCCGGCCGGCAGGCGGGCGCGCAGCAGGGCGTTGATGTCGTTGGTGGTGTCACTCATGGCGTGAAGCTCAGCTCGAACGAGGTGAAGAAGGGCGCGCGCGGTGGGGCGGACAGCGTGCTGCCGCGGATCTGCTTCTGCACGCAGATCGCCAGGGGCGTGCCGCCTTCCCGCCAGGTGCGGACCACCTGGCCGCTCGCATCCAGTTCGGCCACCACCACGAACGGTGAGGTGTCGGCAGTCGGCGTGGCGCAGCCGGCGATCGCGGCATCCAGCGCGAGCCGCTGCGCGTCGCGCAGTGCGCCGGCCTCGCTGGCGGGCAGCGAGGCTTCGTCGCGGTCCGCCTGCTGTTTGGCCGCGGCGTAGTCGGTGGGTGACTGCGCCTGCGCCGCCGAGGCAACGCACAGGGCGCAGGCGAGCAGGAGCGTGCGCATCACCGGGCCGTCCTCACGGGGCCTTCGGCGGCTCGATGCGCCAGACCTTGCCGTCGTCCTCGTCGGTCACGACGTAGACGCTGCCGTCCGCCGCCACGCGCACGTCGCGCACGCGTTCGCCGATCTCGTTGAGCAGGCGCTCCTCGCCGACGATCTTGTCGCCGTCCAGGGTGAGGCGGATCAGGTTGCGCTCCGCCAGCGCGCCCACGAACACGCTGTCGTTCCACGGGCTGTCGGGCTTGCCGGTAAGGAAGGCCATGCCGGAGACGCCGGGCGACTTCTCCCACAGGTGGAACGGTTGCTCCATGCCGTCCTTCGCCTTGCCTTCGGCTTC
Proteins encoded:
- a CDS encoding amidohydrolase, with product MQDLRISLVQGETRWHDPAGNRDYYGGLIAPLAGQTDLVILPETFTSGFSNDAIDQAEGMDGPTITWIREQAATLDAAVTGSVQLRTEAGVFNRLLFATPDGGLQHYDKRHLFRYANEHKRYAAGRDRLTVEWKGWRINPLVCYDLRFPVFARNRHDVERPGQLDFDLQLFVANWPAARAYPWKTLLRARAIENLCYVAAVNRAGTDGNGLEYAGDSAVIDMLGQPVVELPAGEGVVTTTISAQALAAHRERFPAMLDADRFELR
- a CDS encoding PaaI family thioesterase — translated: MSDTTNDINALLRARLPAGAPLQIPPPCLLDMQGEPVDYVEGQSLAMRFPVLPRYQNPIGHMQGGFIVAALDNTLGPFSYLIAPPSVTTSLNTQYLRPVTQEMPHIVCHARLVERTRTQLFLAGEVRDDAGRVLVMCQAVCQILPQKAG